CGCCATCGTCGGCCTGGCTACGCCGAACTTCTGGCTCGGACTCATGGTCATGCTGTTCCCGGCACTCTGGTGGGGCTGGTCGCCACCGGTGCTGTGGGTTCCGTTCGCCGAAGACCCGCTGGAGAACCTGGGGGTGCTTGTCATTCCCAGCCTGATTCTGGGGACTGCCTCGGCGGCAGCCACCATGCGGATGACGCGCACCATGATGCTGGAGGTGCTGCGGCAGGACTACATACGGACGGCCTGGTCCAAGGGACTGAGGGAGCGGGTCGTCGTCATGCGGCACGCCATCAAGAACGCCCTCATCCCGGTTGTCACGCTGATCGGTCTGCAGTTGCCGATCCTGGTGGGTGGCGCCGTGATCATGGAGAACATATTCAACCTGCCGGGGCTCGGTCGTCTCATGGTGCTTGCACTCGAGCAGAGAGACTACCCGGTGGTCTCCGGGGTAAACCTGTTGTTCGGTACCGCGGTGGTGCTGTTCAATCTCCTGATCGACCTGATCTACCCGTTCCTGGATCCAAGAGTCCGCTATCAATGAGAGACAAGGAGCGATCATGAGTAACGCTTCCGGTACGCGGACAACGGCACGCGCGCCGAGGAGACATACCGGTCTGGGCGATTTCTTCATCAGGCTGTGGACCGAGAAGCCGCTCGGCAGTGCGTGCGGGATTATCGTATTGCTGCTGATTGTGGTGGCTGTCTTCGCCGATGTTCTGGCCCCCTATGGCTATACGGAAATACACCTGGCAGACAGGCTGCAGGGCGCATCGGCCCGGTATCTGCTGGGTACCGACCAGTTGGGGCGAGACTACCTGAGCCGCCTCATCTACGGGGCCCGTCTTTCGATGCTCGTCGGGCTGTCCGCGACCACGCTCAATGTCGTCGTCGCGGTCCTCGTCGGCGGCATTTCCGGATTCCTCGGTGGTAAGCTGGACCTGGGTGTGCAGAGATTCGTCGATGCCTGGATGGCTTTTCCGGGCCTGCTCCTGCTGCTGACCATCATGTCCATATTGGGGCAGGGTGTTCCCCAGATGATCCTGGTCCTGGGAATATCAGGAGGCATCGGTGGCTCGAGAGTAGTCAGAGGCGCCGTCATCACCGTAAAGGAGAATGACTATTTTCAGGCGGCGGCGTCGATTGGCTCGGCAAAATGGAGAGCATTTGCGCGCCACGTTCTGCCCAATATCGGGGCGCCGCTGATCATCATCTTCAGCATCAACATCGGCGGGGCGATCATGAGTGAAGCTTCGCTGAGCTTCCTCGGATTCGGCCTGCCTCCCGAGTTTCCCAGTTGGGGTACTCTGCTCAGTTGGGAAGGCCGGCGGTACATGGAGCAGGCGCCATGGCTCGCCCTGTGGCCGGGTCTCTGCCTGACCCTCGTGGTGTACAGTCTGAACATGTTCGGTGATGCCATGCGCGACCTGCTCGACCCGCGGCTCAGGGGCGGCGGCGGGCGGCTAGGCGCCAACGCCGCCACGCCGGTTTAGACCCGCCGGACCGCGGGCAGAAGACCAACCTGTTCGTCGACGGCCGAAGTGTGGGAACTTCTCGGCTTGGTGCGCGCCCAATCTGCGCGCCGGCGTCGCGATCAATCAAGTGGGTCAGGCGGTTCGTCTCTCAAGCCGCGAGACCCAGCAATCGAAGTGGGGACACTCGGCGCGCATGGTCTCCAAGCCAATCGCGCGTGCGGCGAGAGCACCCAACCGCGGCTTCTCATAGCCAGGGACGAGCGCCTCGATTCGCTTGGAGGGGGCGGTAACGGGTGAATCGTCGATCGCTTCAGGGGTTGGAAAAGCAGCCCGGATCTCCTGAAAGGAGCTCGCCAATTCGGGCCGATCAATCCCTATGGCGAACCGCTCGCAATCGCTGAACAGCAGGGCCTCGAACTCGTGCATCATCACGAACGGAATGAACCGACGTTCGTCAAACCTGGATCCCATGGCAAGATGGATGTCAGCGGCGAGCGCGTCTTCGACAGCCTTCGCTCTCTGTGGATACGGGAGATTGGCTGCCGTAGCGCGCCCCGGCCACGCCCTGGAACCGCTTTGTGGCATACCATAGTAGTCCGCCATGGTGGTGGCGATGATCGTCTTGTCTTCCTTCAAGTGCCGCACGATTTCACGACAGACCGCCGGCCAAGCCGTGCCTCTGCCGCGTCTCCGAGCCTTTCCGTACAGGCGGGCCCACACTTGCGAGAAGCCTTGTCCGTAGAGGTGAGAGGCGAGCAGTTCGTTGACAAATAGCTCTTCTGTTTGACCTTCCACATGAACACCCAGGCGCATCACTCCGAAAATCTCCGATCCGTCCGCTCCGGGACAGGCCGCCCGCCGAATTCGTTCTTTTCCCAAAGTTCCCCCAGGCTGTAGTCTTCAAGCCACGATCGGAGCTTGTCATCATCCAGCCGGTTGAGCTTCGTCGCTCCGTTCACGCGGTCAGCCACTATCACATCTTCCGGATCGAAATGATCCAGCAGCACCGGCGACTGCGTTGCGACGATGATCTGAGACTCCACAGCCGCGTACTTGAGCATGGAGGCCAGCAGGGTGATAGCGAAGGGATGCAGACCAAGCTCCGGCTCGTCAAGGAGCACGACCGGCGGGCGGAGCGACGCCGGCTGGAGCAGAAGCGTGGCAAGGGTAATGAATCGGAGCGAACCATCGGACAGGGACGACGCGTCGAAGTAAGCGTCCGACCCGACGTGCCGCCACTCAAGCCGGATCTTGTCTTCGTTCAGCTCCAACGGCTCCATGGAGAAGTCTTCGAAGAAAGGGGCGGTCAGTCGGATCGTGTTGCGAATCTGCGTGTAAGCTCCCTCGTGTTTCTTGCGCAGCAAATATAGGAATGCCGCAAGGTTGGACCCATCGGGTCGCAACCGGCGGTTGTCGTGTAAGTCGGCTGTTTTTTTTATTGGGGAGGAGGAGCTGGTGTCGTGAAAGTGGTAGAGACGCCAGTGCTCGATCCGGTAACGAAGAAACTCAAGAAGAGGAGCGACTCCAGGCCGTGGCACAAGATGCTCCATGAAGTCCGCAGGCAACTCGGTCTCGGCAACCGAAATCCTAGGAAACAATCGATCATCAGACCCATGGCGCATGTCGACACAGAAGTCAGTCAGTTCGTCCGTGAATTTCACTCTGAACCTCATCGTGGGCGTCGTCTTGGATCCAAAGTGGAGTAGACGGTCGGCACCGCCCGCGCGTAGAACGTGATCCGACATCTGATTCATGCTCAAGACAGCAGTGCGGAGGAGCCCGAGCGCGCCGAGGAAGTTCGACTTGCCTGATCCGTTGGCGCCGATCAGGACGTTAAGAGAGCGCAGTTGTAGCCCCGGCAACTCGGCAATGCTCCTGAAGCCTTCAATCGTGATCGTGCGGATCAAGGACATGTTCACCAATACCTCAATTGGCTCGGGCAGGACGTAGTCTTCACTAGCGGAACGCGGCGTAGTCGCGGCCGAGGACGCCGGCGGCGATCTTGAGCTTGAGGACTTCGTCGGTGCCCTCGTAGATGCGGCACACGCGCACGTCCTTGAGGTGGCGGCCCGGCCGGTACAGGTCGGACCAGCCGCGCCCGCCGTGCACCTGCAGCGCCCGGTCGGCGGCGTCGAAGGCGGCGTTGCTGGCCGCGAACTTGGCTGCCGCGATGAGCTGGTCGACGCGGGCGCCGAGCGCGGCGTCGCCGGGGCGGTCGTCGCTGGCCGCCTTCCAGCGCGCGGCGTCGGCCACGATGCTGGCGCTGGTCTGCCGCGCCACCTCGATCTGCGCGATGTGCTCCTGCACGAGTTGGTGGCGGGCAATCGCCTTGCCGTGCTGGCTGCGTTCCTTGGCGTATTCGACGGCGGCGTCGAGGCAGTCCTCGATCACCCCTACGCACCCCGCCGCCACACTCAGGCGGCCGCTGCGCAGCGTCTGCATCGCCACCGCGAAACCGTCGCCCTCGGCGGCGAGCATGTTCTCCGCCGGCACCCGGTACTCGGTGAGCTCGAACATGCCGGTGTCGCTGGTGGGCATGCCGAGCTTGGCGGTCAGCGCCTCGCGCTCGATGCCGTCGCCGTCGGTGTCCATGATGAACGCGCTGATGCGCGGCCTGCCGTCGCCGGGATCCTCCGGGTAGGCGAACATGATGATGGCGCCAGCGATGGTGGCGTTGGAGATCAGGTACTTGACGCCGTTGAGCACGTAGTGATCGCCCTCGCGCCGGTAGGTGCTCTGCATCTCCAGCGGGTTGGAACCCGCCTCCGGCTCGGTGAGGCCGAACGCCAGGATGCGCTCGCCGGTGACCGTGCCCGGCAGGTAGCGCCGCTTCTGATCCTCGGTGCCCCACTCCACGATCGGGGTCTGGCCGATCGAGCAATGCCCCGAGAACAGGGTGCGCACGCTGGTGCCCTCGCGGCCGATGCGCGCGATCGCGGCCGCGTAGGTGGCGGTGTCGGCGCCGCGCCCGCCGTACTGCTTCGGCACCGTCATGGCGAGGATGTCGTGCTTGTGGGCCAGCGAGATGACCGCCTCGTTGTAGCGGTGCTCCAGGTAGCACAGGTCCTCGATTGGCCGCACTTCCCGGCAGTACGCGTCGACGTCGGCGAGCAGCGCCTGCCGTTCCGCCTCCGGCATCGGGGTATAGGTCGGTATATCAAGCATCGAATTCATGCCTTGCAATTGCCCCCTCTCGCTCCAGCTCGGCCAGGTGCGGCGCCGCCAGGCCGAGCAACTCCGCCAGCACCTCGTGCGTGTGCTGCCCGAGCAGCGGTGCGCCGCACGGGTCGCCGCGCAGCCCCGGCATCTCCACCACCGGCCCGACCGAAAGATAGCGCCTGTCGTCCGCCGCCGCCAGTTCCAGCAGGTTGACCCCGGGCGGCGCGGCCGGCGGCGCGCCGAACACCCCCGGCAGGTCGGCCACCGCGCCGGCCGGTACCCCGGCCGCGGTCAGCTCGGCGACCAGCTCCGCCACCGCGCGCCGCGCGATCAGCGGGGTCAGGACGGCGTTCAGGGCGGTCCGGTTCGCCACCCGCGCCGAGTTGTCCGCGAAGCGCGCATCGCGCAGCAGTTCGGGGCAACCGAGCACCGTGCACAGCCCGGTGAACAGCTTGTCGTTGCCGGCGCCGATGGTCAGGTAGCCGTCGCCGGCCGCGTACACCTCGTACGGCACGATCTGCGGATGGGCGTTGCCGAACCGGCGCGGCGGGCGCGCGTTGAGCAGGAACGCCTGCGCCACGTTGACCAGCGCGGCCACCGTAGAGCCCATCAGGTTGACCTCCAGGTGCTGTCCCTCGCCGGTGCGCTGCCGGCTGATCACCGCCGCCAGGATGGCGCTGGCGGCGTGCAGGCCGGCGATCACGTCGGTAAGCGCCACGCCCACCTTCATCGGCGCCCCCTCCGGCTCGCCGGTCAGCGACATCAGCCCGCTCAGCCCCTGGATCACCAAGTCGTAACCCGGCCCCGGCTTGCGCCCGAACGCCGTGATCGAGCAGTGCACGAGGTCGGGCCGGGCCGCGCACAGCGCCGCGTGGTCCAGTCCCAGCCGCTGCGCCACGCCGGGCGCGAAGTTCTCCACCACCACGTCGCTCTTGCCCGCCAAGTCCAGGAACAGGCGGCGGCCGCGTTCGCTGCGCAGGTCGATCGCCACGCTGCGCTTGCTGCGGTTCACGGCCAGAAAGTAGGCGCTGAGCCCGTCCGCCGGGTCGCCCAGGTAGGGCGGCCCCCAGGCGCGCGTGTCGTCGCCGCCCGCCGGGCGCTCCACCTTGACCACGTCGGCGCCCATGTCGGCCAGCACCATGGTGCAGTAGGGGCCGGCCAGCACGCGCGAGGCATCGAGCACCCGGACCCCCGCCAGCGCCGCACCGCCGCCGCCGTCCTGCGGTCCCGTCATGGGGGCATCATGCCCGATTCGCCGCCTGCCAAAGCCCGGCGGCGCCTCGTGCGGCGGTCGGGCGTGCTACGAAGACGCGCGCGGGCGGCGCACCAGGCGGCCGGGCAGCGCGCCGGTCAGTTCGTCGTTCTCCAGCACCACCTCGCCGTTGCAGACGGTGAGGTCGTAGCCCACGGTGCGCTGCATGAACCGCTTGGCCTTCTCCGGCAGGTCGTAGACGATGTGCGGCGGTGGCCACGACAGGCGCTCGAAGTCGATCACGTTGACATCGGCGCGCATGCCGGGCTGCAGCAGGCCGCGGTCGAGCAGTCCGTACACCTCCGCCGGGCCACGCGTCTGCTTGTTCACGATCGTTTCCAGGGGCACCTTGCCGCCGCGGGTGCGGTCGCGGCCCCAGAACGCCAGGTTCCAGCTCGGCATGTGGGCGTCGCAGATGGCGCCGACGTGGGCGCCGGCGTCGCTGAGCCCGTTGCGGGTGATCGGATGGCGCATCATGTCGGCCATGTACTCCAGGTTGCCCTGCGAGTAGCCCTCCAGGTAGTGGATCAGCATGGTCTGGCCGCGGTCGGCGGTGAGCAGGTCGTAGAACGCCTGGGCGTCCGAGATGCCGTGCTTCCTGGCGTAGGCGGCGACGCTCGCCGACTCGTCCGGCTCGTAGTTGGGCGGATCGCCGAGCACGTACACCTTCTCGGCGCTGCCGGTGATCCGCTCCAGCAGCCAGGGCAGCCGGCTGCCCGGCGTGGTGTCGTCCACGAACGTGTTGTCGTCCGGGCCGACCTCGCCATACTTGTTGCCGGGCTTCAGGCGCACGTCGTTGGTCAGATCCCAGTCGCTGGCCAGGATCTTCGCGCGCACCTCGGGGTCGCGCATCTTGCGAATCCGCTCCGCCATCGGCAACGAGCCCACCAAGTCACGGTAGGCGTAGTTGATCATGTACGGATGCAGCGACGCTTCGAGGTTCATGATGATCATGGTGCCGCGGCCGCGCACCTGGGGGTACACCCGCCAGCCGTTGGCGTACGCCTTCTCCTCCAGCGGGTCCAGCGTCTCGCGCCCGCCTTCGCCCATCAGGTAGGTCACGCTGATGCCGTCCATCTGCGCCAGCGAGTACAGCCACTCGCGCTCGAACGGCCCCACGAACTGCAACACGCCGCCGCCGGCCTCCTCCGCGCCCTTGGCGATCGCCTCGATCTCGGGGTAGCGGGCCAGGGTGCCGGGGATCAGCTCGCCCGCCTTGGTGCGGTGCGCCAGCAGCCGGTTGCTCGATACGCCGAACGCGCCCGCCTCGATGCCCTGGCGCACGATGCGGGTCATTTCGGCCAGCTCGGCGTCGGTCGGCTGGATGTCCTCGGCGCCGCGTTCGCCCATCACGTAGCAGCGCAGCGCGCAGTGCGGGAGCTGGGTCAGGACGTCCATCACGCGCGGCTTGTGGTCGATGGCGTCCAGGTATTGCGGGAACGTCTCCCAGGCCCACTCCATCCCGGCCGACATGGCGATCGCCGGAATGTCCTCGACCGCGTCCATCAGGTCCATCAGCCAGTCGCGGTCCTTGACGTGCACCGGCGCGAAACCGACCCCGCAGTTGCCCATCACGATGGTGGTCACGCCGTTCCAGCACGACGGGGTGAGGTAGGGGTCCCACGACACCTGCGCGTCGAAGTGGGTGTGCATATCGATCCAGCCCGGCGTCACCAGCTTGCCGGCGGCGTCGATCTCGCGCCGCGCCGGTCCCACGTCCGTGCCGACGGCCGCGATCTTGCTGCCGTCGATACCGACGTCGCTCTGAAACTCCGGTCGGCCGCTGCCGTCAATGACGCGGCCATTGCGAATCGCTATGTCGTGCATGATTGCTCCCTCGCGCGCGCCGAGTTAAGTGCCTTGAGGCCAATGCCGGCGCCGCGCAGCCAAGTTGGTGCGACGTTAGCCAAGTGAGCCGCGAGCGTCAAGATCGCCGACGAACCGCAGCGCGTCGGGCACGGCGTACAGGGGTATGTTGAGCACGCGAGCGTCGTGCTTCAGGTTCAACAGGGTGCTGCGCACCAGCAGCGGCGGGGCGAACTGGGAGTCGAACGACCGCAGGCTCTTGCTGCGCGGGTTGACGCCGGACTTCACCTCCAGCGGCACAACCTCGCCGCTTCGCTCCAGCAGGAAGTCGACTTCCGCCTTGCCCCCGGAACTGCGCCAATAGTGCAAGTCGCCGGCCGCCGCCGCGGCCAGTTGCTGCGCAACGTAGTTCTCGACCAGCGCTCCCCGGTACTCGGCGAACAGGCGGTCGCCGTGCACCAGCAGCTCGGGCGCGGCCCCGGCGAGCGCGCCGAGCAGGCCGACGTCCAACGCGTACACCTTGAACGATCTCCGGTCCGCGTGGCCCCGCAACGGCAGCCGGGCCGTCTCGACGCCGAACGCCCGCAGGATCAGCCCGGCGCCCTCCAGCCACACGACGGCATCTTCATAATCGCGCGCCCGCGCGCTCGGACGGATAGCTGAAAACATGAACTTCTTGTTCTCGCGCGCCAAGTGTCCCGGCAGCGAATCCCAGACCGCGATGATGCGCGCCACCTCGCGCGCGGGGGCATGCTTGGCGAAGTCGAGCACGTAGGCATCGAGGATCGCTTGCTGCACGGTCCGCACCTCCGCCGCCTCCCGGTTGGCGGCGTAGCGGGCGACCGCCTCGGGCATGCCGCCGACAAAATAGTAGGCGCGCAGCAGGTCGACCAGGACGGTGTGGAACGCTTCGGGGAAGGGCGCGGGCACCGGGTGTTCCTCGATCAGTTTCCGGTAGCGCCCCGCGCCGACGGCGTCGAGGAACTCGAGGAAGGTCATCGGATGCAGGTCCACGAAGTCCACCTTGCCCACCGGGAACGAATGCGGTGTCGAGAGGGTGACTCCGAGCAGCGAGCCGGCGGCGGCGACGTGGTACTGCGGGGCGTCCTCGGCGAAGTACTTCAGCGAGTTCAGCGCCGCGTTGCACGCCTGGATCTCGTCGAGGATGAGCAGCGAGCCGCCGGGCACAATCCGTTCTCCCGCGAACACCGACAGGTCGCGGACGATGCGCATGGGATCGAGATCGCGCTCGAACAGGCTGGCGAGAGCGGGCGTCTGCTCGAAGTTGAAGTAGTGACTGGCCGCGTATCGCTCCCGGCCGAAGGCGCGCAGCAGATAGGTCTTGCCGGTCTGGCGCGCACCGCGCATCAGCAGCGGCTTGCGCCCCGGCGCGTCGCTCCAGGTCAGCAACTCATCGTACGCATCACGCTTCATGGACGCCCACAATAGAACGAAAGTGGCGACTATGTCACATAGTACAGACGTATTTCTGGCAATTAGGGCTGTTATACGTCCTAATAACGTGTAAACACATAGTAACGCCGACCGTCCGTTCCGGTAAAGCCGCCGGAACAATCAACAGCAATCAAATCGAGAGCTGATGCCGCTACTTCCGGGCGGCGCCGTAGCGGCCGAGGCGGCCGCGCAGGCGGGGGTCCAGCAGGTCGCGCACCGCGTCGCCGAACATGTTGAGGCTGTACACCACCACGGTCAGGCACAGTCCCGGCCACAGCGCCAGGTGCGGCGCCATCTCCATGTACTGCCGACCCTCGCGGCTCAGCATGCCGCCCCAGCTCGGTATGTCCGGCGGCAGTCCGAAGCCCAGGAAGCTCAGCGCCGCCTCCGACATGATCACCCCGCCGACGTTGATGCTGAAGATGATGATGATCGGCGCCGCGATGTTGGGCAGCACGTGGCGCAGCAGCGAGCGCCGGCGCGAGCTGCCGATCGCCTGCGCCGCCTGGAAGTAGACGTTCTCCTTGACCCCCAGCACCGCGCCGCGCACCACCCGCGAGGCCGGAATGCCTCCCGACACCCCCAGCACGATGATGATCTGCGGCATGCCGCGGCCGGCTATCGACATGATCGTCAGCAGCAACAGCAGCCCCGGGAACGCCATATAGCAGCCCGTGGCGAAACCCCGGCTGCATTCGAGCGGCGATCCATCCCGGCTGGTTGCGTTGCTCCTCGCTCACATATGCCCGATATGCTCGTTCGTCGCGCCTTGCCAGCCGGGCGCCTCGCCGCTCTCGGTGCGACGCCGGGTTCCACCACGGGCTGCTATGCATCGACGAAGCGCTGCGTTACCAGGTCCAACCGCCCGCCGATGAAGCCGGTGGTCCCGCCGATCAGCACCGCCACCACGACGTTGAGGGCGGTGGCGGCCAGCCCCACCGTCAGCGACAGCCGCGCCCCGTGGATGAGGCGGCTCAGCAGGTCACGCCCCACGTGGTCGGTGCCCAGCAGGTACTGGGCCGACGGAGCTTGCAGACGGTCGCGCAGGTGGATCTCCTCGTAGCGATAGGGCGCCAGCCCATCGGCGAAGATGCTGACCAGCACCAGGATCAGGATGACGATGCCGCCGGCGGTGCCCAACGGCTGCTCACGGACCAGCCGGCCGAAAAACCGCCGCGCTCCAGCCTGCCCCGCCGCCCCGCCGGCCGGCTCGGCGCCGGCCGGCGTCAGCTGTGATACGTCACCCATGGGCGTGCCTCATTCGTAGCGAATCCGTGGGTCCAGCGACGCATACAGCAGATCGGTCACCAGGTTGACGAACACCACCACCGTGGCGAAGAACAGATTCACCGCCGATACCACCGGGTAGTCGCGGTCGCCCAGCGCGTCCAGCATCAGCCGCCCCAGCCCCGGCAGGTTGAAGATGTTCTCGATGATCACCGAGCCGCCCACCAGAATCGGGATCTGCATGCCCACCAGCGTCACCACCGGGATGATCGCGTTCTTGACCGCGTGGCGCAGGATCACCGACCGCTCCAGCAGACCCTTGGCCCAGGCCGTGCGGATGTAGTCCTGGCGCAGCACCTCCAGCATCATGGTGCGCGTCATGCGCATGGTGCTGGCCGACAGGTAGGTCCCGAGGATCAGGCTGGGGATAAGGAACATGCCGAGGTTGCCCAGCGGGTCCTGGGCGAACGGGACCAGCTCCATCGGCGGCGACCACGTCCACCAGATGGCGGGGTAGATCATCACCATCGTTCCCAGCCAGAAGTTGGGCGTCGCCAGCCCCATGACGGCGACCGACCGTCCCACGTAGTCGGCGGCGGTGTACTGGCGCACCGCCGAGTAGATGCCCACCGGCAGCGCGATGACCAGTCCGATGAGGATGGCCAGCAGCCCGAGCTCGGCGGTGACCGGCAGTCGTCCCAGCATGCGCTCCTCGATGCGCCAACCGCCCAGCAGCGACTCGCCGAGCGTGCCGCGCAGGACGATGCCGCCGATCCAGCGGCCGTACTGCACGTGGATCGGCAGGTCCAGGCCGAGCCGCTGTTCGATGGTCGCGCGGTCGACCTGCCCGCCCACGAATGCCGTGCGACCGGCCATGATGTCGATGACGTCGCCGGGGATGAAGCGTACCGACAGGAACACCAACACGCTCAGGATGAACAGGGTGGGGACGACCAGCAGCAGCCGGCGGATGAAGTACGCTCTCATATCTTCGTGGCAATTGGGCGCCGGGAAGCTCGGGCCTCCCGGCGCCCTGCTGTGCAAGCAGAACGAGCGCGCCCCAGGGGCGATCGATTCAGAATCCCATTTCTCGCTTCAGATCCCGGTCGATCCAGAGGCGGGCGAGGATGGGATGATACGTCAGGTCTCCTAGCGAGTATTCACCGTTATAGCCCTTGACCCACGGATTGTTCGCCTGAAACTGTGGCGCCAGAGGACCCCAAATCTGCATGTGTTGCTCGAGCACGAACATATTGTACGCTTTCGCTGCCTCGAACTGCTCCTCTTTGGTCGTAGCAGCGTAATAGGCATCGGAGGCCGCGTCCAGCACGGAGGTGTCGATTGCGCATGGGTCGCTACAGGCCAAGTATTCGCGGGGGAACAGATTGCTATCGCGATGAGTCTGCATGGCCCAGCCAGCAGCCGGATGGCCCATGTCGCCAGTGGCCATTTCATACGCGGTTTCTGCCTTGGCAGCCACCCAAGTCCCCGTGTCGGCAATACGGGTCGTTATATCAACGCCAATATCAGCCCAGTACCCGGCGGCGACTTCCGTATAGCCCAAGTCTATGACGTCTCGGTGCAAATACTCTGCCGTGAATCGAATTCCGTCCGCGCCGCGCGGATAGCCTGCCTCATCCAGGAGCTTCTCGGCACCCTCCGGGTCATACCTGTAGTATTGCTGGAGCTCTTCTGGCCACTCTTCAAATGGGGGTGTAGTGCCCCTTGGCGCTAATCCACGAAGGGTTTTCCCAGTCTGAAAAACCGCCAAAGTAGGTATCGTCAATCGTCTCCAGGTCGAGTGCCATCTGCAGTGCATGGCGCACCCTGACGTCGTCAAATGGCGCGTTGCGAATGTTCAGAGTAAAGACCTGAAACGCCCGCTGGTAGTAACTGTACACCTCGATTTCTGGGTTGGTCCTCTGGATGCTCCTTATCACATCCATGTTTCCTATGTCAGCGACGCCTGCGTGTTGTATGATATCAATCTTACCCGTACGCAGTGCCGAGATACGGGTTGCTTCTTCTGCCATAAGGGGGGCCCTTATCTCGTCAACATAGGGCAAGCGGTTCTCCGGGTATTTCTCGTCGTAGTCCCAGAAGTCAGGATTCCTGGTAAAGGTCTTGGAGACGCCCTCGACATACTCGGTCAGGATAAGAGGCCCGGTGCCGACCACGTTCTTCCAGTCCTCATAGTTGCC
The Spirochaetaceae bacterium genome window above contains:
- a CDS encoding ABC transporter permease, yielding MRAYIIRRLLLVIPTLLILSILVFLSVRFIPGDVIDAMFGDLQYMSVGIDRAAFERRLGLDVPVYVQYGRWIGGVFLHGTLGESLMYGWPVEEKLLGRLPLTMQLGVMAIVIGLLIALPVGIYSAIRQDTAADYLGRSIAIVGLATPNFWLGLMVMLFPALWWGWSPPVLWVPFAEDPLENLGVLVIPSLILGTASAAATMRMTRTMMLEVLRQDYIRTAWSKGLRERVVVMRHAIKNALIPVVTLIGLQLPILVGGAVIMENIFNLPGLGRLMVLALEQRDYPVVSGVNLLFGTAVVLFNLLIDLIYPFLDPRVRYQ
- a CDS encoding ABC transporter permease; this encodes MSNASGTRTTARAPRRHTGLGDFFIRLWTEKPLGSACGIIVLLLIVVAVFADVLAPYGYTEIHLADRLQGASARYLLGTDQLGRDYLSRLIYGARLSMLVGLSATTLNVVVAVLVGGISGFLGGKLDLGVQRFVDAWMAFPGLLLLLTIMSILGQGVPQMILVLGISGGIGGSRVVRGAVITVKENDYFQAAASIGSAKWRAFARHVLPNIGAPLIIIFSINIGGAIMSEASLSFLGFGLPPEFPSWGTLLSWEGRRYMEQAPWLALWPGLCLTLVVYSLNMFGDAMRDLLDPRLRGGGGRLGANAATPV
- a CDS encoding DUF4276 family protein, translating into MRLGVHVEGQTEELFVNELLASHLYGQGFSQVWARLYGKARRRGRGTAWPAVCREIVRHLKEDKTIIATTMADYYGMPQSGSRAWPGRATAANLPYPQRAKAVEDALAADIHLAMGSRFDERRFIPFVMMHEFEALLFSDCERFAIGIDRPELASSFQEIRAAFPTPEAIDDSPVTAPSKRIEALVPGYEKPRLGALAARAIGLETMRAECPHFDCWVSRLERRTA
- a CDS encoding AAA family ATPase, which encodes MSLIRTITIEGFRSIAELPGLQLRSLNVLIGANGSGKSNFLGALGLLRTAVLSMNQMSDHVLRAGGADRLLHFGSKTTPTMRFRVKFTDELTDFCVDMRHGSDDRLFPRISVAETELPADFMEHLVPRPGVAPLLEFLRYRIEHWRLYHFHDTSSSSPIKKTADLHDNRRLRPDGSNLAAFLYLLRKKHEGAYTQIRNTIRLTAPFFEDFSMEPLELNEDKIRLEWRHVGSDAYFDASSLSDGSLRFITLATLLLQPASLRPPVVLLDEPELGLHPFAITLLASMLKYAAVESQIIVATQSPVLLDHFDPEDVIVADRVNGATKLNRLDDDKLRSWLEDYSLGELWEKNEFGGRPVPERTDRRFSE
- a CDS encoding acyl-CoA dehydrogenase family protein, coding for MLDIPTYTPMPEAERQALLADVDAYCREVRPIEDLCYLEHRYNEAVISLAHKHDILAMTVPKQYGGRGADTATYAAAIARIGREGTSVRTLFSGHCSIGQTPIVEWGTEDQKRRYLPGTVTGERILAFGLTEPEAGSNPLEMQSTYRREGDHYVLNGVKYLISNATIAGAIIMFAYPEDPGDGRPRISAFIMDTDGDGIEREALTAKLGMPTSDTGMFELTEYRVPAENMLAAEGDGFAVAMQTLRSGRLSVAAGCVGVIEDCLDAAVEYAKERSQHGKAIARHQLVQEHIAQIEVARQTSASIVADAARWKAASDDRPGDAALGARVDQLIAAAKFAASNAAFDAADRALQVHGGRGWSDLYRPGRHLKDVRVCRIYEGTDEVLKLKIAAGVLGRDYAAFR
- a CDS encoding CoA transferase, producing the protein MTGPQDGGGGAALAGVRVLDASRVLAGPYCTMVLADMGADVVKVERPAGGDDTRAWGPPYLGDPADGLSAYFLAVNRSKRSVAIDLRSERGRRLFLDLAGKSDVVVENFAPGVAQRLGLDHAALCAARPDLVHCSITAFGRKPGPGYDLVIQGLSGLMSLTGEPEGAPMKVGVALTDVIAGLHAASAILAAVISRQRTGEGQHLEVNLMGSTVAALVNVAQAFLLNARPPRRFGNAHPQIVPYEVYAAGDGYLTIGAGNDKLFTGLCTVLGCPELLRDARFADNSARVANRTALNAVLTPLIARRAVAELVAELTAAGVPAGAVADLPGVFGAPPAAPPGVNLLELAAADDRRYLSVGPVVEMPGLRGDPCGAPLLGQHTHEVLAELLGLAAPHLAELEREGAIARHEFDA
- a CDS encoding amidohydrolase family protein, yielding MHDIAIRNGRVIDGSGRPEFQSDVGIDGSKIAAVGTDVGPARREIDAAGKLVTPGWIDMHTHFDAQVSWDPYLTPSCWNGVTTIVMGNCGVGFAPVHVKDRDWLMDLMDAVEDIPAIAMSAGMEWAWETFPQYLDAIDHKPRVMDVLTQLPHCALRCYVMGERGAEDIQPTDAELAEMTRIVRQGIEAGAFGVSSNRLLAHRTKAGELIPGTLARYPEIEAIAKGAEEAGGGVLQFVGPFEREWLYSLAQMDGISVTYLMGEGGRETLDPLEEKAYANGWRVYPQVRGRGTMIIMNLEASLHPYMINYAYRDLVGSLPMAERIRKMRDPEVRAKILASDWDLTNDVRLKPGNKYGEVGPDDNTFVDDTTPGSRLPWLLERITGSAEKVYVLGDPPNYEPDESASVAAYARKHGISDAQAFYDLLTADRGQTMLIHYLEGYSQGNLEYMADMMRHPITRNGLSDAGAHVGAICDAHMPSWNLAFWGRDRTRGGKVPLETIVNKQTRGPAEVYGLLDRGLLQPGMRADVNVIDFERLSWPPPHIVYDLPEKAKRFMQRTVGYDLTVCNGEVVLENDELTGALPGRLVRRPRASS
- a CDS encoding DUF4143 domain-containing protein, giving the protein MKRDAYDELLTWSDAPGRKPLLMRGARQTGKTYLLRAFGRERYAASHYFNFEQTPALASLFERDLDPMRIVRDLSVFAGERIVPGGSLLILDEIQACNAALNSLKYFAEDAPQYHVAAAGSLLGVTLSTPHSFPVGKVDFVDLHPMTFLEFLDAVGAGRYRKLIEEHPVPAPFPEAFHTVLVDLLRAYYFVGGMPEAVARYAANREAAEVRTVQQAILDAYVLDFAKHAPAREVARIIAVWDSLPGHLARENKKFMFSAIRPSARARDYEDAVVWLEGAGLILRAFGVETARLPLRGHADRRSFKVYALDVGLLGALAGAAPELLVHGDRLFAEYRGALVENYVAQQLAAAAAGDLHYWRSSGGKAEVDFLLERSGEVVPLEVKSGVNPRSKSLRSFDSQFAPPLLVRSTLLNLKHDARVLNIPLYAVPDALRFVGDLDARGSLG